Below is a genomic region from Caulobacter rhizosphaerae.
CTGCAGTTCTTCTATCGCGCCTGGGCGGAGTCCAATCCGGCGGCCAATGCCGACCGGCCCGGTGACGACCGCTTCGCCGGCTATCTGGGCGCCCTGACCGGCGCGACCGCGGGAGTGCCTGACGACGCGGCCTTCCCGGCCCGGGCCCGCCTCTACTATGCCGGCCTCTATGCCTCGCGGCGTAGCGCGGCGGGCATCGAGGACGCCGTCGCCGACCTGGTGGGCGCCCCCGTGCGGCTGAAGGAATACCGTCCGGTCTGGCGCGACATCGAGCCTGCGGACCAGACCCGTCTGGGCGGAGCCTACAGCCGGCTGGGCGGCGACGCTGTCTGCGGCCGTCGCACCAGCACCGTGTCAGACGCGTTCCGCATCGCCGTGAAGGTCGAGACCTTCCACGACTACGAGAACCTGTTGCCGGGCGGCCCGCGCTTCGCGGTCGTGGCCGAGGCGCTGGATTCCTTCGCCCCGTCCCATCTGGAATGGGACCTCGAGATCGAAGCCAGCGAAGCCGCCCGCCGCCCTGCGTCGCTGGACGGCCGCGCCCGGCTGGGCTGGACCAGTTGGATCAATCCGCCGGCCGGCAGCGGCTCGCGCGCCGAGACCCGTCTTGGCCCGAGCTCGCGTCGCGTCGCTCGAGCCGCCGCCAAGAGAGATGCCGCATGACCGAGATCAACCGCTCCGCCCTGTTCGGCCGCCTCAGCCCCACGGGCCTGAAGAGCATCGAGACCGCGACCGGTTTCTGCAAGATGCGCGGCAATCCCTATGTCGAGCTGGTGCACTGGATCCATATCCTGCTGCAGGATCCGCAGAACGACCTGGCCGCGATCCGCACCCGGTTCGCCCTGGACGACACCAAGCTGGCCCGCGACGTCGTCGCCACGCTGGACGGCCTGCCGCGCGGCGCGACGGCGATCTCGGACTTCTCGCCCCAGATCGAGGAGGCCATCGAGAAGGGCTGGCTTTATGCGTCGCTGATGTTCCAGGCCAGCCGTGTGCGCACCGGCCACCTGGTCTTCGGCATGCTCAAGACCCCGATCCTGCGCAATGCGCTGTTTGCGATCTCGCCTGAGTTCCGCAAGGTCTCGGCCGACGCCCTGGGCGACGAGTTCGACAAGATCGTCGCGAACTCAGCCGAAGTGGGCGGAGCCCTCGCCGCTGAGGCGACCCCCGACCAGGCAGGCGCGGCAGGCGGCCCGTTCGCCAGCGCCTCAGGCGAGACGCTGGCCAAATATTCCGTCGATCTCACCGAGCGGGCCAGGGCTGGCGAGATCGACCCGATCGTCGGCCGCGACGCCGAGATCCGCCAAGTGATCGACATCCTGCTGCGCCGACGCCAGAACAACCCGATCCTCGCGGGTGAGGCTGGGGTGGGCAAGACGGCGGTCGTCGAAGGATTGGCGCGCCGGATCGTCGATGGCGACGTCCCGCCGGCGCTCAAGGACGTTACGCTCCGCGCCCTGGACATCGGGCTGCTGCAGGCCGGCGCCGGCGTGAAGGGCGAGTTCGAGAAGCGGCTGCGGCAGGTGATCGACGAGATCGAGTCCTCGCCCAAGCCGATCATCTTGTTCATCGACGAAGCCCACACCTTGATCGGGGCCGGCGGCCAGGCCGGCACCGGCGACGCCGCCAACCTGCTTAAGCCCGCCTTGGCGCGCGGTCGGCTCCGCACAATCGCCGCCACCACCTGGTCGGAATATCGCCAGTACTTCGAAAAGGATCCTGCCCTTACCCGGCGGTTTCAGACCGTCAATGTCGGGGAGCCGGAGACTGGCGTGGCGATCGCCATGCTGCGTTCGGTGGCCTCGGCCATGGAGCAGCACCACAAGGTGGTGATCCTCGACGAGGCCGTGGAAGCGGCCGTCAAGCTGTCCCAGCGCTACGTGCCGGCCCGGCAGCTCCCCGACAAGGCCGTCAGCCTGCTCGACACCGCCGGCGCCCGCGTGGCCGTCTCGCAGCACGCGACGCCCGCGCCGGTCGAAAGCCGTCGCCGCCGGGTCGAACTCCTGAATGTCGAACTCGGCGTCGCCACCCGCGAGGCCGAAGGTCAATACGCCGGCGTGGAGCGTATCGGAAAGCTGAAGGAGGCGATCGAGGAGGCGCAGGCCGCGCTCGATGCGGTGGAAGCCAAGTGGGCGGCCGAGAAGGACGCCGTCGCCAAGGCCTACGAGGCCCGCCAGGCCCTCGCGGCCGCCGCATCGGCGGAGGCCAGCGACACGGCCGGGCTCAAGGCCGCGCTCGACGCCGCCTTGCTGGCGGTCGCCCAGGCCCATGGCGACGACCCGATGGTGTTCGGCGAGGTCGACGCCGACGCCGTCGCCGCCGTGGTCGGCGACTGGACCGGCATTCCCGTCGGCCGCATGGTCAAGGACGAGATCGCCTCGGTCCTCACCATCGCCGACCAGCTGAAGAAGCGCGTGGTTGGCCAGGATCATGCGATGGACGCCGTCGCCAAGCGCATCCAGACCAGCCGCGCCAAGCTCGACAATCCCAACAAGCCGGTCGGGGTGTTCATGCTGTGCGGCCCGTCCGGGGTGGGCAAGACCGAGACGGCGCACGCCCTGTCCGAACTGCTCTATTCCGGCGACGACAGCCTGATCGTCATCAATATGAGCGAGTTCCAGGAGGCCCACACCGTCTCGACCCTGAAGGGCGCGCCAGCCGGCTATGTCGGGTACGGCCAGGGCGGCGTTCTGACCGAGGCCGTGCGGCGCCGGCCCTATTCGGTGGTCCTGCTCGACGAGGTCGAGAAGGCCCACCCGGACGTCCACGAGATGTTCTTCCAGGTGTTCGACAAGGGTTATATGGACGACTCCGAAGGGCGTCACATCGATTTCAAGAACACGCTGATCCTGCTGACCTCGAATGTCGGTTCCGACCTGATCGCCTCGATGTCGGAGGACGAGGAGATGAAGCCGGAGGCCGAGGTCCTGGCCCAGTCGCTGCGGCCCGAATTGCTGAAGGTGTTCCCGCCCGCCCTGCTCGGCCGGCTGATCGTCCTGCCCTACTATCCGCTGTCGCCCGACATGCTGCAGGGCATCGTCCGCCTGCAGCTGGACCGCGTGAAGAAGCGCGTCGCCGAGAACCATGGCATCGTCTTCAGCTACGATCAGGCGGTCGTCGACCTGATCGTCTCGCGCTGCACCGAGGTCGCCTCGGGCGGCCGGATGATCGACGCCATCCTGACCAACACCATGCTGCCCGAACTGTCGATCGCCCTGCTGGAACGCCAGATGGCCGGCGAGGAAGTGGCCAGGATCACGGTGGGGGTCGCGAACTCCACCTTCACCTACGCGTTCGAAGGAAACGAAGCGTCACCGCAGGCGCAAGCGCCCTCGATCGCGGAAGCCGTGGCCTGATGCTCGAAGCCTCGCATAACTGCTTGCAACCGACGCGCGTCCGAGGCGAGGTTGTGGCCGGAGTTGGAAAGAGACGCCCCCAGTGAGCATGCCCGACGATCCCTCTGATGAAGACGTCGCGTCCGTCACGAGCCCCCCCGCCGGCTCCTGGAGCAAGCGCGGTCCACGCAAGCCCGCGCAGCCGCGCGGCATCCTGCCCGTCGGCTTCGTTCTAAACGGCATCTACGAGATCAAGCGCTTCATCGCCCGGGGCGGCATGGGCGAGGTCTACGAAGGCGCCAACGTCAACGCCGAGGAGCGGGTGGCGGTCAAGGTCATCCTTCCGCACCTGGCCGCCGACCCCAAGGTCCAGGCGCTATTCCGCAAGGAGGCCAAGACCCTCACCAGCCTGGCCCATCCGGCCCTGGTGCAGTACCGCGTCCTGGCGCGCGAACCGCGCAAGGACCTGCTGTACATCGTCACCGACTTCATCGACGGCGAGCCGCTGACCAACCTGATCGGCCGCCAATCGCCGACCACGGGCGAACTGGTCATGCTGACCCGTCGCCTGGCCGAGGGCCTGCACGCGGCGCACAGCCATGGCGCCATCCACCGCGACATCTCGCCCGAAAACGTCCTGCTACCGGACGGCGTGCTCAGCCGCGCCAAGATTATCGACTTCGGCATCGCCAAGAGCATGGAGATCGGCGCCCAGACCGTCGTCGGCGACGGCTTCGCCGGAAAGCTCGGCTATGTCGCGCCGGAACAGTTCGGCGACTTCGACCGGCGCATCGGCCCGTGGACGGACATCTACAGCCTGGCCCTGGTGGTGCTGGCCCTGGCCGGCGGACGGGCGCCGAACATGGGCACGACCTTGGTCGAGGCCATCGACCGCCGCCGCGCGGGCGCCGACATCACCGCCGTCCCGCCGCTGCTGCAGCCGCTGTTCGCGCGGATGCTCAGTCCCGACCCTCGTGGGCGCCCCCAGACCATGGCCGAGGTGATCACGGCGCTGGATGCGCTGGACGTGCCGGTCGAGGCGCCCTCGCCGCGGTCGTGGATCCCCGACATCGGTCAAGGGAGGCCCGGGGACAACGCCCCCGAGATCGAGCGGACGGTGATCCACCTGGGCTCCGAACCGCCCTCCTGGCAGAGCGCCGAGCCGCGCGGAGAAGACAGCGCTCCGCCGTCGCTGGCTGCCGTCGCAAGTGACGAGAGCGCTCCTGAGGGACGCACGATCTTCGCGCCCAGCCTGCCGGACTCGCCAGTGGAGTCGGTGGACGAGTCGATCGGCGACGAAGCCTCGCGTCCAGCCGCAGACCAGGCGCCGTCGCGGGCGCCGACCATTCCGCCGATTGCCGCCGACAAGGCTTCTTCGCTTCCGCCACTGATCTCCGCCCCGCCCCAGGACGAAGAGATCGCCCCCGCCAGCGCCACGATCTTTACGCCCCAAGCAGGGCCTCCCGAAGTTCCGGACGCCGATCCGCCGCCAAGCGCGGCCGAGGCGAAGGCCCAGGAGGCGACGCTGCCGCTCAATGGTATCGACCAGAGCCGTGCGCATGAGGAGGAGGAGCCCGCATCCCCCATCCCGCCAGCGATGGACGTCGCCTATAGGCCTTCCGGCAAGCCGACCACGCCCCCGGCCAAACTTCTGGACGAGGAGGAGCGCAAAGCTCAGAGCCCGGAGCCGCCGGCGCGAGGTTTTTCCAAGGGAAAAGCCATCACGGCGATCGGCCTGGTGGCGGCCGTCGCCGTGGTCGGCATCGGCTTCGCCGTACTCTCACCACAGAAGAAAGCCGCCCTGCCTGCACCGTCGGCGACGGCGCCCAGCGCGCCGTCACCGGCCGCCGCTCGGGCCGACGAGGCGATCGCCGCGGCGCTGCCGAACGTTCCCTGCTCCTGGCTTACCCTAAGTCACGGCCAGAACGCCGACGGCTCGGCCAGCATCAAGATTTCCGGCGCGGCTGGAGATCCGGCGGGCGCGAACCGCGCGGTGGCGAGCGCCGCGCGCGCCGCCGGCGTGGCAGGGCTCCAGGTCGACACGACCGAGATCCTGCCCGCCGACCAGGCCTCCTGTCCGCTGCTGGACACGGTCAACCGGTTCCGCGGCCAAGCCGGCGCCGTTCCGAGCCTTGTCGCCCAACAGCCGCGCTTCGAGATCGACCGCGGCATCCAGGGCTGCCCCAAGGGGCTCTGGTCGCAATCGATGATCAATGTCGCGCCCGACCCGTCCAGGGGCTTCAGCCTGGTCGCCATACAACCTTCGGGCCGGCTCCAGCAGTTCACGACCAACCGCGAACAGTTCGCGGCCTTGGCCGCCCGCAATCCGGATCTCTATAAGGATCTCGGCGGCGGACGCTACCGGGTCTCCATGTGCCAGAACGCCACCGGCCTGGCGGGGGTCCTGATGATCGAGGGCGACGGGCCGTTCGATATCGGTCTGCGTCCCGGCGCCATCGAACGGCCGACGCGGGACTTCCCCGCCCGTCTGGGTCAATTGGCCCAGGCCCGTGGCTGGAAGATGCAGATGGCCTGGTTCCAGTTGGCCAACGATCAGCCGGACTTGCCAGAGCAGGCCAGCACCGATGAGGCCGAACGGCATCGTCTGGCGATGGCCGAAGCCGCCAAGATCGCCGCGGCCGCCGAAGCGGCCAAGGCGGCCGAGCCGGTCGAGATCGCCGTGCCCGCCGTCGAGCCTCAGAAGCTGCCTGCCGACTATGTGGCCTGCCGCCGGTTCGTCGATGGGGGCTGGGAGGAACTCGGCTATGCGACACGGCCGTCTTGCGTGGAGAAGGTGTTCGCCGGCCGCTGTGACGTTCTCACCGGCCAGTCCGGCGACATCGCGCTGCGGCGCTACAACGACCGTCTGCAGGCCAAGACCGGCCGGGGCTTCAAGAAGTGGGACAATGTCGGCAAGTCCGACTGCGCCAAGTAGCGTGATCTGAGTCGGATGAGCATCGGTCGTTCGCCGAAACGGCAAAGAGCCGTGCTCATCCGACCGCCCTCCCCCAAGGGCGAGGCGTGGCGGTCGATGGTTATCGAGCCGTCCTCGCCTGAACCTTCCCGCCAATGGCGAGGATCATGATTTCTCCGCGTCCAGAGCGTCGGCGATCATCCGCTTGGCGGCCTCGCATCGACTCGCGGCGATTGGGACCTCCGGCATCCTCGACGCCTTGGCGTCGGCATCCCGAGCCAGCGCCTCGGCCGCCGCCTCGTCGATCGCGCGCCGCAGGTCGACCAGGCGCCTGTCGGCCGCGGCCAGGCTGGCCCAGAAACTCTTGTCCTGCGCAGTCGGCTCCCATTCGGCGCCCGCCTCCGACTTGGGCGCGAAAGGTGGGTCTTCGGCCATTGCCGTGGGCATGGCCGCGTCGTCTCCGGAGATCAAGCTTCTGGCATGAGCCAGGATCGCACCCGGGATCTTGAGCAGCGGCACGCTAGGCGACGACATGGATCTTGCGCTCACAGTCGCGGATCGCCGACTTCGCGAAGCCCATGACCATTTCGGTCACGCGCGTAAGGTCGGTTTCGGCCACGCCGTGGTCGCGCGCCCAGATCCTGACGGCGTGCTTGAGAATGCTCGCCGCGGGGTCGGAGGCTAGCGCGCCGAGGCGCGCGTCTTCGCCGGTTCGAAATTCCTTGATGACAGCTGCGTCGAGAGACATGGCAAGGTTCCTGATGCAACGTGAAAGCCGCGCTGGAACATTGGCGCGACATGGAAACGCGGTCGGCGAGTCGGACCCGATCGATGGGGATGATCGGGCCCGAAAGCCGCTTAACGACCCGCGGTGACAGGTCGAAAGCGGTGCAGGTTTCGGCGGCGCTCCTGCGATGGCGATCGACAGAGGCGTTCCGCGACCGTCCGGCCAAGGTCGCCGCAACCTGCGGATCGAACCATGTCCGAGGGAGCAACCCCTTGAATGTGCGGATCTGCACATCTCCGGAGATAAGGAGATCGCGTGTAGGAGCGATCAGGCCCGGGTCAGGTTGAAGATCGGGGTCGCGGGAAAACCTTTGCGGCCCTGGGTGCGGCCGACATAGCCGCAGCGCACGCGGTCGCCGTGGAAGGTGGCCAGCGCGCCGGCCAGGGCTTCGCTGACACAGGCCGAGCCGGGCGCGACGTCGGGTTCGATGCGGGCGGCGACCACCACGTGGGCGCCGATCACGGCCGGGGTTCGGGTCAGCGGGTTTACCCCCAGGTGCACCGGGCCGTAGTGACCGCCGATTCGCAGGCCCAGGCCGCGCGGCAGGCCTAGAGCGCGAAGATCCAGGGCGCGATGCGCCTCCTGCAGCGCCAAGGCGGCGAGAGCGGCGTCGACCGGCTGGTCGAAGACCAGGAAGAGGCCGTCGCCCCAGGTCTCGACGTGTCGGGGGCCGGTGTCGAGCTCTTCGACGACCTTGGCCATCCGCCCCATCACAGCCTCGAAGAAGGCGGGAATCTGATCGTCACGCAGGGCCCCGAATCCCTTCACGTCGGCGAACAGCATGGCCTTCATGCCGCGCGAGCCCGACGTGTCGACGTGTGTCGGCGACGCGCGGGACGGCGGCGGCCGTCGAACCGAGATGATCTCCTGCCGACGGCCGCCTTTCGCCCAGTAGGCCAAGTCCACGGCCACCCCTGCCGGTCCCGCGGCGGGATGGCCGTCCCATACCCCCACCTGGATCGCCTCGGTCGCCAGGGTCTGGGCGCGCAGCACCGCGCATCCCATGGCGATCTGGCTGGCATAGGCGAAGACCTGCTCATCGCCGACATAGGGATCTTGCGAGGCGTAGCGCACCGAGGCGGCGCGGGTGAAGCACTGCTCGAACCGCTGGACCCAATCGGCTCCGAAAGGCGCGACCGACACAGCGACGAAGGACTCCAGACTTGTGGCCAGGACAACGTGAAACTCAGCGCCGGCTTCCAGCAAGGCTTCGGCGAAGATGATGTCTGCGCCGGCGGCCAACCCGCCGTAAGCGAAACCGATCCCATGCTCCCGCACCACGCGATCCGCCTCGCGGCGCAGGTTGCTGTCGAGCCCGCCGCTCAGCGCGCCCTGCCGCGTGGCGTCCAGAATGTGGCCCGTGAAGTGCGCGCAGGCCGGCGGCCGGAAGGTCGACAGCCAGGCCGGATCTGCGCCGGTTTCGCGGCACAGCATTTCCAGTTGGCGCAAGGTGGAGGCGTGAGCCGCAAAAGCCTGCGGCGCGAGGGCGAGCGCCCGGGTCATAGTCTCGCGGGCCGCGTCGAGATCTCCGACCAGGAATTTCGCTTCGGCCCGGCTGGCGGTCTCGTAGTAGGCCGCTTCCCCTTTCAGTCCCGGCGGCGGCGGGATGCGCAAAGCGGCCGCCGCCAAGGCCCGTCCACCCGCCCGATCGCCGGCGACCAGCGTCATGGTCGCGGCGTTCACCGCGCCGTAAAGACCTCCGAAGCGTTGAAAGAGCGTGTGGTAGCGACGCGTGGAGGCCTTGGCGAAAGCTATGCGGCGCCGGCCATGCGCAGCCAAGGTGACGTCCTTCAGGAGGCGTGCGCCCAAGGCGATGGCGTCGGGATCGTCGTCCGCCCGGTCCAGCCCCAACCGGACATACTCGGCGCGCGCGAAATCGACGGCGCCAGCCCGCGCCAGGCAAAGCACCGCGGCGTAGGCGGCGTCTCGCGAGATCTCGCCGGCCTCCAGGGCGGCGCGGGCGAGGTCGTAGGCGGCAAGAATCTCGCCGCGCTGGATCAGCGCGGCGACCTCGTTCCTGTCGAAGAGTATTGTACCGCTCAGGGCACGTGACCCGCGCCGTTTTCGATCTTCGGATCCAGGATGATGTTCTGCTTGTGCGAGTCCGTCATGAACAGGCTGTAGATATATTCGCCGACCCGATTGTCTTCGTAGACGATCATGAAACACGTGAACGGTTTTTGCGGCACGTCGTACAGCGTTTCGATCCAGGTGTAGCTGGAGAAGTTGATGCCGAAATCGTCGGTGAAGAGGATCGGGCGCTTCTGGAACGTCCAGCCGACCCGGATGAGGTCATCGCTCAGCCGGAAGACCAATCGGCTCGGAGCATCAAGCTTCAGCGCCAGTGGAATCGGATTCTCCGGATCGAGAACGTTCATGAAGTTGATGTTGTCGGCGATGCCGACGACCAATTCGATGATCGGTAGCGAGTCTGTCATGTGAGCCCCCCTTGAACGGTGGCGCCATCTGGAGGCGACTCCCTCCAGAATGCAAGGAAACCGGGATGGGCATAGCCCTGTTTTCGCAGGCTCGTCACAATCGCCTGCGCCTGATCAGATCGCCCCTGGGCCTGATAGGCCCGCGCCAGGATGTCGAGGCTGGTCGAAGGCAGGGACCCGCGTCGCGGCGACAGGGCCGAGATGGTCGCCGCAGGCCGCCCCGCCGCTAGGTGAGCGGCCCCATAGAGAGCCGCGCGCTCGGCGGCCGTTTCCCGCGATACGGGGGTGCGGTCCAGCCGGCCCAGCAGCGCCAGCGCCAGGCTCCGCTCGCGCATGAGATCACCGTCCAGGCGGGCCAGGGTGACCGCCTGCATCTCGAGCCGGCCATCAAGATCAGCCCGCCAGCTTTTGGCCTCGTCGCCTGTACGGAGGTCGGCCAGGATGGCTACAGCCTCGGCGCGGGCCGAGCGCGCCTGCGCCAGCCGCCCCGACCAGGCGGCGAAATCGACCGCGTCCAACTGGCCGATCAACAGGTATTCGCGCCAACGGGCGTTGGTCGGATCCAGGGATACGAGCGCACGCAGCCCGTTCAGGGCCTGGGTCGAGCGCGCCGCGCCGTGCGCCGTCCGGCCCAGATCCAGTTCCAGCCGCGCCAGCGCCAATTGGGCGGCGAGGCTGCGGGCGGCTAGGGGCTTGTCAGAGGCGGTCTTCGCCGAGGCTTGGGCCAGGAGGTTCGCCGCGCCCTCGCGTTCGGCGTAGGCCTCGCGCGGACGGCCCAGCTTGACGAGCGAATCCGCCACCCAGGCGTGGGCGTCCACGGCGTCGACCAGGCGGTCCTGGTCGTTGGGCGCTCGGGCCCGTTCGGCCTCGAAGGCGGCCAGGGCGGCGCGGAAGGTGACCAGCGCCTCTTCCGCCCGGCCCTGTTCCAGCAGCAGCGTGCCGAGATTGCTCCTGGCGTAGGCGACCTCCAACCGCCAGTCGGCGCGGTCCGGATCGAGCCGCACCAGCGTCTGAGCCAGTTCGCCATAGCGCTTGAAACCGCGTTCAGCGCCGGCGGTGTCGCCCTGACGCCATTGCATATAGGCCAGCCAGTAGACGTTCTGCGCCTCGTCGTAGATGCGCTCGCCGTTGTCGGGGGCGCGCAGGGCCAGTTCGTGCGTCGTGACCGCCGCCTGGCCGAAGGCGTCACGGGCGCCGGCCAGGTCGCCGCGCTGTTCCCGGATCGTGCCCAGCAGGGTCTGGGCCTTGGCGCGCTGGGCCAGGGCGCGGTCGTCGAGCCGGTCCGTGCGCGCCTTGCCGTAATAGGCCAGGACTCTGGCGCCCACGCCGTCCAGGACGTCAAGCCGGCCCACGGGCTCAAGCTGTTCGCGCAGATCGCCCAGCATGTAGGCCACCAGCGCCTCGGTCTCGTCGCGCTGGTCGCGAGCGATCTGACGAGACTTCAGGGTGGCGACGGTCATCCCGCCCATGGCGAGGGCGACCACCAGGGCCAGGGCGGTGAAGGCCGCCATCACCTGCATGCCACGGCGGGCGTCGCGCTGGACCAGTTGGTCGAGGCTGACGTCCAGCAATCGGGCGGCGATCTTCAACCGGGCCAGGCGCGGCCCGTCGGCGTCGCGCCGCGGATCCACGGCCAGGGGCTCGACGCCCGTCGGCAAGGCCGCCCGCAAGGCCGGCGGCAACAACTCGGCCAGGGGTGTCCCCTTCGGCGTCGCCTGCGAGATCACGCAGATGATCTGCCCAAGACCGTGGTCCTTCAGGAAGTAGGCCGCCTCCTGATCCACCCAGCGCGAGCTTGCGGCGGCCGGAGAGCAAAGAACGATCAGGGCGTCGGAGCGGTCCAGGGCGTCGCGGATCACCCCGCCCAGGTCCGGCGAGGCGCTCAGGTCGTCGCGGTCGCGAAAGATCGGCGTCAGCCGACGAGTCGACACCTGACCGCCGGCCGTGGCCAGGCGACGTGGCGCGCGGTAAGTCTCCAGGGCGCGGTGCAGCCATCCGGCGGCTTTGCGGTCCTGATGGCTATAGCTGATAAAGGCCCGGTAGCGCGGTC
It encodes:
- the tssG gene encoding type VI secretion system baseplate subunit TssG, whose product is MAAENGRTSQHLEFLRQAAGNARRYGLFGLLRAAEARAPDLPRIGDARLPSQNLVDLAQLPALGFPGSTLETITVKGGRAKVEGYWFGLTGPMGPLPLHLSEFAHFERRYAQGRPFGHFLDVLAGRMLQFFYRAWAESNPAANADRPGDDRFAGYLGALTGATAGVPDDAAFPARARLYYAGLYASRRSAAGIEDAVADLVGAPVRLKEYRPVWRDIEPADQTRLGGAYSRLGGDAVCGRRTSTVSDAFRIAVKVETFHDYENLLPGGPRFAVVAEALDSFAPSHLEWDLEIEASEAARRPASLDGRARLGWTSWINPPAGSGSRAETRLGPSSRRVARAAAKRDAA
- the tssH gene encoding type VI secretion system ATPase TssH; its protein translation is MTEINRSALFGRLSPTGLKSIETATGFCKMRGNPYVELVHWIHILLQDPQNDLAAIRTRFALDDTKLARDVVATLDGLPRGATAISDFSPQIEEAIEKGWLYASLMFQASRVRTGHLVFGMLKTPILRNALFAISPEFRKVSADALGDEFDKIVANSAEVGGALAAEATPDQAGAAGGPFASASGETLAKYSVDLTERARAGEIDPIVGRDAEIRQVIDILLRRRQNNPILAGEAGVGKTAVVEGLARRIVDGDVPPALKDVTLRALDIGLLQAGAGVKGEFEKRLRQVIDEIESSPKPIILFIDEAHTLIGAGGQAGTGDAANLLKPALARGRLRTIAATTWSEYRQYFEKDPALTRRFQTVNVGEPETGVAIAMLRSVASAMEQHHKVVILDEAVEAAVKLSQRYVPARQLPDKAVSLLDTAGARVAVSQHATPAPVESRRRRVELLNVELGVATREAEGQYAGVERIGKLKEAIEEAQAALDAVEAKWAAEKDAVAKAYEARQALAAAASAEASDTAGLKAALDAALLAVAQAHGDDPMVFGEVDADAVAAVVGDWTGIPVGRMVKDEIASVLTIADQLKKRVVGQDHAMDAVAKRIQTSRAKLDNPNKPVGVFMLCGPSGVGKTETAHALSELLYSGDDSLIVINMSEFQEAHTVSTLKGAPAGYVGYGQGGVLTEAVRRRPYSVVLLDEVEKAHPDVHEMFFQVFDKGYMDDSEGRHIDFKNTLILLTSNVGSDLIASMSEDEEMKPEAEVLAQSLRPELLKVFPPALLGRLIVLPYYPLSPDMLQGIVRLQLDRVKKRVAENHGIVFSYDQAVVDLIVSRCTEVASGGRMIDAILTNTMLPELSIALLERQMAGEEVARITVGVANSTFTYAFEGNEASPQAQAPSIAEAVA
- a CDS encoding serine/threonine protein kinase, giving the protein MPDDPSDEDVASVTSPPAGSWSKRGPRKPAQPRGILPVGFVLNGIYEIKRFIARGGMGEVYEGANVNAEERVAVKVILPHLAADPKVQALFRKEAKTLTSLAHPALVQYRVLAREPRKDLLYIVTDFIDGEPLTNLIGRQSPTTGELVMLTRRLAEGLHAAHSHGAIHRDISPENVLLPDGVLSRAKIIDFGIAKSMEIGAQTVVGDGFAGKLGYVAPEQFGDFDRRIGPWTDIYSLALVVLALAGGRAPNMGTTLVEAIDRRRAGADITAVPPLLQPLFARMLSPDPRGRPQTMAEVITALDALDVPVEAPSPRSWIPDIGQGRPGDNAPEIERTVIHLGSEPPSWQSAEPRGEDSAPPSLAAVASDESAPEGRTIFAPSLPDSPVESVDESIGDEASRPAADQAPSRAPTIPPIAADKASSLPPLISAPPQDEEIAPASATIFTPQAGPPEVPDADPPPSAAEAKAQEATLPLNGIDQSRAHEEEEPASPIPPAMDVAYRPSGKPTTPPAKLLDEEERKAQSPEPPARGFSKGKAITAIGLVAAVAVVGIGFAVLSPQKKAALPAPSATAPSAPSPAAARADEAIAAALPNVPCSWLTLSHGQNADGSASIKISGAAGDPAGANRAVASAARAAGVAGLQVDTTEILPADQASCPLLDTVNRFRGQAGAVPSLVAQQPRFEIDRGIQGCPKGLWSQSMINVAPDPSRGFSLVAIQPSGRLQQFTTNREQFAALAARNPDLYKDLGGGRYRVSMCQNATGLAGVLMIEGDGPFDIGLRPGAIERPTRDFPARLGQLAQARGWKMQMAWFQLANDQPDLPEQASTDEAERHRLAMAEAAKIAAAAEAAKAAEPVEIAVPAVEPQKLPADYVACRRFVDGGWEELGYATRPSCVEKVFAGRCDVLTGQSGDIALRRYNDRLQAKTGRGFKKWDNVGKSDCAK
- a CDS encoding adenylate/guanylate cyclase domain-containing protein; the encoded protein is MLCLARAGAVDFARAEYVRLGLDRADDDPDAIALGARLLKDVTLAAHGRRRIAFAKASTRRYHTLFQRFGGLYGAVNAATMTLVAGDRAGGRALAAAALRIPPPPGLKGEAAYYETASRAEAKFLVGDLDAARETMTRALALAPQAFAAHASTLRQLEMLCRETGADPAWLSTFRPPACAHFTGHILDATRQGALSGGLDSNLRREADRVVREHGIGFAYGGLAAGADIIFAEALLEAGAEFHVVLATSLESFVAVSVAPFGADWVQRFEQCFTRAASVRYASQDPYVGDEQVFAYASQIAMGCAVLRAQTLATEAIQVGVWDGHPAAGPAGVAVDLAYWAKGGRRQEIISVRRPPPSRASPTHVDTSGSRGMKAMLFADVKGFGALRDDQIPAFFEAVMGRMAKVVEELDTGPRHVETWGDGLFLVFDQPVDAALAALALQEAHRALDLRALGLPRGLGLRIGGHYGPVHLGVNPLTRTPAVIGAHVVVAARIEPDVAPGSACVSEALAGALATFHGDRVRCGYVGRTQGRKGFPATPIFNLTRA
- a CDS encoding toll/interleukin-1 receptor domain-containing protein; the protein is MDSRPRYRAFISYSHQDRKAAGWLHRALETYRAPRRLATAGGQVSTRRLTPIFRDRDDLSASPDLGGVIRDALDRSDALIVLCSPAAASSRWVDQEAAYFLKDHGLGQIICVISQATPKGTPLAELLPPALRAALPTGVEPLAVDPRRDADGPRLARLKIAARLLDVSLDQLVQRDARRGMQVMAAFTALALVVALAMGGMTVATLKSRQIARDQRDETEALVAYMLGDLREQLEPVGRLDVLDGVGARVLAYYGKARTDRLDDRALAQRAKAQTLLGTIREQRGDLAGARDAFGQAAVTTHELALRAPDNGERIYDEAQNVYWLAYMQWRQGDTAGAERGFKRYGELAQTLVRLDPDRADWRLEVAYARSNLGTLLLEQGRAEEALVTFRAALAAFEAERARAPNDQDRLVDAVDAHAWVADSLVKLGRPREAYAEREGAANLLAQASAKTASDKPLAARSLAAQLALARLELDLGRTAHGAARSTQALNGLRALVSLDPTNARWREYLLIGQLDAVDFAAWSGRLAQARSARAEAVAILADLRTGDEAKSWRADLDGRLEMQAVTLARLDGDLMRERSLALALLGRLDRTPVSRETAAERAALYGAAHLAAGRPAATISALSPRRGSLPSTSLDILARAYQAQGRSDQAQAIVTSLRKQGYAHPGFLAFWRESPPDGATVQGGLT